One genomic window of Thermococcus indicus includes the following:
- a CDS encoding type III secretion system chaperone family protein has protein sequence MDDIEVQVLEWLKAGDDTAEDIVDLPWSVKEIQPNTYVAEHPRMPFSLLVVFSEGFIHLLVPLGLETFSMTNDDKLKIYHTLLRLNDQVNMMKFTLSGMNDDVYLRVDLDKKTLGKEEFNDALTALAIGLLSGVEALGLEEEFVEKVFDRILYMLLERVERGYTYEQLMEFLTVKVGLDETGARRLLDSVLGSTQEKSGPEEA, from the coding sequence ATGGACGACATCGAGGTTCAGGTTCTTGAATGGTTGAAAGCGGGGGACGATACCGCCGAAGACATAGTGGATCTGCCCTGGTCCGTTAAGGAGATCCAACCCAACACCTACGTGGCTGAACATCCCAGGATGCCCTTCTCGCTCCTGGTGGTCTTTTCCGAGGGTTTCATTCATCTCCTGGTTCCCCTAGGGCTGGAGACCTTCTCGATGACAAACGACGATAAGCTCAAAATTTACCACACCCTCCTTCGCCTCAACGACCAGGTAAACATGATGAAGTTCACCCTGTCGGGAATGAACGATGATGTGTACCTCCGCGTTGATCTGGATAAGAAGACCCTTGGCAAGGAGGAGTTCAACGATGCCCTCACCGCACTGGCGATAGGACTTCTGTCCGGCGTGGAGGCCCTGGGTCTTGAGGAGGAATTTGTGGAGAAGGTCTTCGATCGCATACTCTACATGCTTCTCGAGAGGGTAGAGAGAGGATACACTTACGAGCAGCTCATGGAGTTCCTGACCGTCAAAGTTGGACTCGACGAAACTGGAGCAAGGCGGCTTCTGGATTCTGTCCTTGGAAGTACTCAGGAAAAATCTGGGCCGGAAGAGGCGTGA
- a CDS encoding potassium channel family protein, with protein MIPVPLVRRLLRMKVKVSRNRLLQIAALVLLLAVIFALLFMYFENVSFYTAFYWAVITMATIGYGDITPGTEAGRAVAMVAAVAGISTFTALVSILAEYFISSSLRRMMGMHRVKYSGHYVIIGRGSSIPSCVNELMAAVSSGEVEMRPIVVVFPDESERKKVELPEEVEVLIGDPTNPETLERAHVREASHVILALEDDSKSVFTTLMVKRMSRAKVFVEALRGESLELLKGAGADRVILSRSLAGRLLASSVFEPEVVDVIDDLTTAAGGYDISVLERRDLWGVPYVEAMKRLRDEGYFLLGYYREKPVLSPALDEEIPEGSKLIVIKPGSSSGKV; from the coding sequence ATGATTCCGGTACCGCTTGTGCGAAGGCTTCTCAGGATGAAGGTCAAGGTCAGCAGGAATCGGCTCCTCCAGATAGCGGCGCTCGTACTTCTGCTGGCGGTTATTTTTGCTCTCTTGTTCATGTATTTTGAGAACGTGAGCTTTTACACGGCTTTTTACTGGGCGGTCATAACCATGGCCACAATAGGTTACGGTGATATAACGCCCGGAACCGAGGCAGGCCGCGCGGTGGCTATGGTCGCCGCCGTTGCCGGAATCTCGACTTTTACGGCCCTCGTTTCAATTCTGGCCGAATACTTCATTTCATCGTCTCTGAGGAGGATGATGGGCATGCACAGGGTTAAGTACTCGGGACACTACGTGATAATCGGCCGCGGGAGCAGCATCCCGAGCTGTGTGAATGAACTCATGGCCGCCGTTTCCAGTGGAGAGGTGGAGATGCGGCCCATAGTGGTGGTCTTTCCAGATGAGAGCGAGAGGAAGAAGGTCGAGCTTCCGGAGGAAGTGGAGGTCCTCATAGGTGACCCCACAAATCCGGAAACGCTGGAGCGCGCCCACGTGAGGGAGGCATCCCACGTCATCCTCGCCCTGGAGGACGACTCGAAGTCCGTCTTCACGACCCTCATGGTGAAGCGCATGTCCAGAGCGAAGGTCTTCGTCGAGGCCCTCCGCGGGGAGAGCCTGGAGCTGCTCAAGGGGGCCGGTGCCGACAGGGTGATACTCAGCAGGAGCCTCGCAGGAAGGTTGCTAGCCAGCTCCGTTTTCGAGCCGGAGGTGGTGGACGTCATAGACGACCTTACCACGGCAGCCGGCGGCTACGACATCTCCGTTCTGGAGCGCAGAGACCTCTGGGGTGTCCCATACGTTGAGGCCATGAAGCGTCTCCGCGATGAGGGCTACTTCCTCCTCGGTTACTACAGGGAAAAGCCCGTTCTCAGCCCTGCACTGGACGAGGAGATTCCCGAAGGGTCTAAACTGATAGTA